DNA sequence from the Eubacterium sp. 1001713B170207_170306_E7 genome:
GCGATCTGGACCACTACCGTGAGGTGGTGGACGGCTATAGCGACGGTCTGCTGTTCTCTCAGGTGTACCGATTTCAGAACCGGCAGGATTACCGCCGTATGAACGAGATCATGGCAGGCTTTGAGAAAACTGTGGAGAAGCTGCATCGCGCCATCCGTCAATCTGATATTGACGGAACCATCTTTTCGGCGGGCTGCTGTACCATCTGCAAGGAGTGTGGCATCCTGACCGACGAGCCCTGCCGCTTCCCGGACGAGGCCATGCCCTCGTTGGAGGCATCCGGTATCGATGTGGTCCAGCTTACCAAGGATACCGGGCTCGTCTACAATAATGGCCCCAAAACCATGACCATCATCGGCCTGATT
Encoded proteins:
- a CDS encoding DUF2284 domain-containing protein codes for the protein MKNEALQAMVEACGFEETVAVDPRQIHITQDVRDACAKNDCGHYGQNYMCPPAVGDLDHYREVVDGYSDGLLFSQVYRFQNRQDYRRMNEIMAGFEKTVEKLHRAIRQSDIDGTIFSAGCCTICKECGILTDEPCRFPDEAMPSLEASGIDVVQLTKDTGLVYNNGPKTMTIIGLILYNA